In a genomic window of Diabrotica undecimpunctata isolate CICGRU chromosome 2, icDiaUnde3, whole genome shotgun sequence:
- the LOC140435171 gene encoding glucose dehydrogenase [FAD, quinone]-like: MYRAKLLVIFTFLLTSGALELEPFYEFVSEKFEQIKQFELPTNNEKVFGINDTKIFDFGRYDFIIVGAGAAGSVLANRLSEISSWKILLLEAGGETDDFSDVPEFNNYLQQTDMNWGYLTSPQTTCCQGMENHQCMYPRGKVIGGCTTLNAAIYARGSPSDFNSWVAMGNPGWSYEEVLPYFKKSEYVAMESYDKYYHGTEGVLFVNHTSPNSTMGETVLKAHMEKGLKEVDYNGEHQLGVSKVQFNQKDHKHQTSEHAFLDAIKNRNNLKIVLNAAVNQILLTKHKAKGVTFVKNGKIYKAKAKKEVILSAGAINTPQLLMLSGIGPKKQLKDLAIPVIADLPAVGQHLLDHPLFVNIYFRTNISAPNNSLKENLQLYLEGKAPLTNGASLEHLAFINVDTITDGEADIEFLNFAPPFGVPGDLKAAYNFQDKFAKQYDNYNPLTDIGILMSLMKPKSHGSVTLKSNNILDFPLIDLNYFSDPKGQDLETMYKGIKYILSLADTEAFKSIGATFISKQPNCEHLKDNDREYWYCAFKHMTSTEYHPASTTRMGPSAADSVVDKNCLVHTFKNLRIVDAGVVPDITRGHLMAAVYMIAEKISDVIKKNYNKI, from the exons ATTTTGGCCGCTATGATTTTATTATTGTTGGTGCTGGCGCAGCCGGATCAGTTTTAGCTAACCGATTATCCGAAATAAGCTCATGGAAAATATTATTGTTAGAGGCTGGAGGTGAGACTGATGACTTTAGCGATGTTCCTGAGTTTAACAATTACCTACAACAAACAGACATGAATTGGGGGTATCTAACATCTCCACAAACTACGTGTTGTCAAG GGATGGAAAATCACCAATGTATGTATCCAAGAGGAAAAGTAATAGGAGGTTGTACTACTTTAAATGCTGCTATATACGCTAGAGGAAGTCCTTCAGACTTCAACAGTTGGGTAGCAATGGGTAACCCTGGATGGTCATACGAAGAAGTTCTTCCGTACTTTAAAAAATCGGAATATGTGGCAATGGAATCGTACGACAAATACTACCACGGAACAGAAGGCGTACTGTTTGTTAATCATACATCGCCAAATTCGACGATGGGTGAGACAGTTCTAAAAGCTCATATGGAAAAAGGTTTAAAAGAAGTAGATTATAATGGAGAACATCAGCTTGGAGTTTCCAAAGTTCAGTTTAATCAAAAAGACCACAAGCATCAAACAAGTGAGCATGCTTTCCTTGAtgctattaaaaatagaaataatttaaaaatagttcttAATGCAGCTGTTAATCAAATATTGTTAACAAAGCATAAGGCCAAAGGAGTTACTTTTGTCAAGAATGGAAAAATCTATAAGGCTAAAGCCAAGAAGGAAGTAATATTATCTGCAGGAGCTATCAACACTCCACAACTTTTAATGCTTTCTGGAATTGGTCctaaaaaacaactcaaagacCTAGCAATTCCGGTTATTGCAGATCTACCAGCAGTAGGCCAACATCTACTAGATCATCctttatttgttaatatttatttcagaACAAATATATCTGCACCCAATAATTCTTTAAAAGAAAACCTTCAATTATATTTAGAAGGTAAAGCTCCTCTTACGAATGGTGCTTCCTTAGAACATCTCGCTTTTATTAATGTTGATACCATCACCGATGGTGAAGCTGATATAGAGTTTCTAAACTTTGCTCCTCCATTTGGTGTGCCAGGAGATTTAAAGGCCGCGTATAATTTTCAAGATAAATTTGCCAAACAGTATGACAATTATAATCCTTTGACCGATATCGGTATTTTGATGTCGTTAATGAAACCCAAATCACATGGAAGTGTAACTCTTAAATCTAACAACATTCTCGATTTTCCTTTAATAGATTTAAATTACTTTTCTGATCCCAAAGGCCAAGATCTCGAAACAATGTATAAaggtataaaatatattttgtcactGGCTGATACTGAAGCCTTTAAAAGCATCGGAGCTACTTTTATCAGCAAACAACCAAATTGTGAACACCTGAAAGACAATGATAGAGAGTACTGGTACTGTGCTTTTAAACATATGACCTCAACCGAATACCATCCCGCTAGTACGACGAGAATGGGTCCGTCAGCAGCTGATTCTGTTGTGGATAAAAACTGTCTGGTGCATACCTTTAAAAATCTAAGAATAGTTGATGCTGGGGTAGTTCCAGATATAACGAGGGGCCATCTAATGGCTGCAGTGTATATGATTGCAGaaaaaatttcagatgtaattaagaaaaattataacaaaatataa